The following coding sequences lie in one Heyndrickxia oleronia genomic window:
- the mreD gene encoding rod shape-determining protein MreD, whose translation MMKRIILPLILSICFISESLFVQFVPRDPFGSRMIIVPHFLLVVLLLMGIYYVRNRAIVFAFIFGLIFDVFHTGILGVYLFLFPLSIYIASKMMKILQTNIFIAGLVTILNVAIVEFLVYELNILIEHVSMSMMTFLNIRLLPTLVVNLIFFVIFSYPLKKLMERRKKQVIAE comes from the coding sequence ATGATGAAACGCATTATTCTTCCTCTTATTTTAAGCATTTGTTTTATTAGTGAGAGTTTGTTTGTTCAATTTGTTCCAAGAGATCCCTTTGGAAGCAGAATGATTATTGTGCCACATTTTCTCTTAGTAGTACTATTGTTAATGGGTATTTACTATGTCAGAAATCGTGCCATTGTATTTGCGTTTATTTTCGGATTAATATTTGATGTATTTCATACAGGAATTCTGGGAGTTTATCTATTCTTGTTTCCATTATCTATCTATATTGCTTCCAAGATGATGAAGATACTCCAAACGAATATATTTATTGCTGGGCTTGTGACTATATTAAATGTTGCTATCGTTGAATTTCTAGTATACGAGCTAAATATTTTAATTGAACATGTATCAATGTCAATGATGACTTTTTTGAATATTAGACTTTTGCCAACATTAGTGGTTAATTTGATATTCTTTGTTATTTTTTCTTACCCATTAAAAAAATTAATGGAACGAAGAAAGAAGCAAGTGATAGCTGAATAA
- a CDS encoding M50 family metallopeptidase, translating into MNNFMGLLRKIHIHPLFWIVVGIAVITANFQELLVLFTIIFIHEMGHSVMAYIFSWRIKRISILPFGGVAEMDEHGNRPLKEELFVIIAGPFQHLWMGLMMLLLEKMGFVSTHLFTIFMEYNIMILIFNLLPIWPLDGGKLLHIIFSMNKPFLQSIRITLSSSVIFLIAFHLIAILYHPFNLNIWIVVIYLYLSLWAEWKQMNFVFMRFLLERYYGKRISFERLRPLKVSGEDFLFDVLGKFQRGKKHPLLIVKNGEEIGHLDENELLHAYFAEKQTDAKVKDLLYSY; encoded by the coding sequence TTGAATAATTTCATGGGGCTGCTCCGTAAAATCCATATTCATCCTTTATTTTGGATTGTTGTCGGTATTGCAGTCATAACTGCCAACTTTCAAGAATTACTAGTACTTTTTACGATTATATTTATTCATGAAATGGGACATAGTGTTATGGCCTATATTTTTTCATGGAGAATAAAGAGGATTTCAATTCTTCCATTTGGGGGAGTAGCTGAAATGGATGAACATGGGAATCGCCCTCTCAAGGAAGAGCTTTTTGTCATCATTGCAGGTCCCTTTCAGCATTTATGGATGGGCTTGATGATGTTACTACTAGAAAAAATGGGATTTGTATCAACCCATCTTTTTACTATCTTTATGGAATATAATATAATGATTCTTATTTTTAATTTATTGCCTATATGGCCACTTGATGGTGGTAAGCTTTTACACATCATTTTTTCTATGAATAAGCCCTTTCTTCAATCTATTCGGATCACTTTGTCGAGTTCAGTGATCTTTTTAATTGCTTTCCATTTAATTGCTATTCTTTATCATCCATTTAATTTAAATATATGGATTGTCGTGATTTATTTATATTTATCATTATGGGCAGAATGGAAGCAGATGAACTTTGTATTTATGAGATTTTTATTAGAGCGTTATTATGGAAAAAGAATAAGTTTTGAACGTTTACGTCCATTAAAGGTAAGTGGTGAGGACTTTTTATTTGATGTGCTCGGAAAGTTCCAACGTGGAAAAAAGCATCCACTTTTAATTGTAAAAAATGGTGAAGAAATTGGTCATCTAGATGAAAATGAGCTGTTGCATGCCTATTTTGCAGAAAAACAAACAGATGCAAAAGTAAAGGATCTCTTGTATAGTTATTGA
- the mreC gene encoding rod shape-determining protein MreC: MPQFFLNKRLIILLISIILLVALIGYSLRDHKNVSKPEQFVRDIVGFGQSVIAIPANGVADFFGSIKDIQNTYTENKKLKARLEELPKLSAEVADLKQQNDELKKILDKEDLREYSSIQATIISRSPEQWYEYININKGSVNGVAKNMAVITSEGLLGKVVDTSEFYSKVELLSSTNPKNRISAVIKSEKPEYGLIEGYDEENKVLLLKTIPYDVKVKKGDVVETSGLGGIFPKDILIGTVEKLVPDENGLTQTAYVKPYANFYSIEHVQIIDRKVKQHGEGE; the protein is encoded by the coding sequence ATGCCACAATTCTTTTTAAATAAACGTTTGATAATTTTGCTAATTAGTATTATTTTACTAGTAGCATTAATTGGTTATTCTTTACGTGATCATAAAAATGTATCGAAACCAGAACAATTTGTTAGAGATATAGTAGGTTTTGGACAATCAGTCATAGCTATACCTGCAAATGGAGTAGCTGATTTTTTCGGAAGTATTAAAGATATCCAAAATACATATACCGAAAATAAAAAATTGAAGGCTCGTTTAGAAGAACTGCCGAAATTATCTGCTGAAGTGGCAGATTTAAAACAGCAAAATGATGAATTGAAAAAAATCTTAGATAAAGAAGATTTAAGGGAATATTCATCAATACAAGCGACAATTATTTCGAGATCACCAGAACAATGGTATGAATATATCAATATAAATAAAGGCTCTGTCAATGGTGTTGCAAAAAATATGGCAGTAATAACATCAGAGGGACTTTTAGGAAAAGTAGTTGATACTTCAGAGTTCTATTCAAAAGTAGAGCTTTTGAGTTCAACAAATCCTAAAAATCGCATATCGGCTGTTATTAAAAGTGAAAAACCTGAATATGGCCTAATTGAAGGATATGATGAGGAAAACAAAGTGTTATTACTTAAAACGATTCCCTATGATGTGAAAGTAAAAAAAGGTGATGTCGTAGAAACCTCTGGTTTAGGAGGGATTTTTCCAAAGGATATTCTTATTGGTACGGTTGAAAAATTAGTGCCGGATGAAAATGGACTAACCCAAACCGCTTATGTAAAACCATATGCAAACTTTTACAGTATCGAACATGTGCAAATAATTGATCGCAAAGTGAAGCAGCATGGGGAGGGAGAATGA
- the rpmA gene encoding 50S ribosomal protein L27: protein MLRLDLQFFASKKGVGSTKNGRDSIAKRLGAKRADGQLVTGGSILYRQRGTKIYPGENVGRGGDDTLYAKVDGIVRFERMGRDKKKVSVYPVAQEA from the coding sequence ATGTTAAGATTAGATCTTCAATTTTTCGCATCTAAAAAGGGAGTAGGTTCTACAAAGAACGGTCGTGACTCTATCGCGAAGCGTCTTGGCGCGAAGCGTGCGGATGGTCAATTAGTAACTGGTGGATCCATTCTTTACCGTCAACGCGGTACAAAAATTTATCCAGGTGAAAACGTTGGCCGTGGTGGCGACGATACTCTATACGCAAAAGTTGATGGTATCGTACGTTTCGAGCGTATGGGCCGTGACAAGAAAAAAGTGAGCGTATATCCTGTTGCACAAGAAGCTTAA
- the rplU gene encoding 50S ribosomal protein L21, producing the protein MYAIIETGGKQIKVEEGQAITIEKLNVAEGETVTFDKVLFVGGENVKVGSPLVEGASVTAKVQKQGRSKKLVVFKYKPKKNYHKKQGHRQPFTKVVIEKINA; encoded by the coding sequence ATGTACGCGATTATTGAAACTGGTGGAAAACAAATCAAAGTTGAAGAAGGCCAAGCAATTACTATCGAAAAATTGAATGTTGCTGAAGGTGAAACTGTTACTTTTGACAAAGTTCTTTTCGTAGGTGGCGAAAATGTAAAAGTTGGTAGCCCTCTAGTTGAAGGTGCTTCTGTAACTGCTAAAGTTCAAAAGCAAGGTCGTTCTAAAAAATTGGTTGTTTTCAAGTATAAGCCAAAGAAAAACTATCACAAAAAACAAGGTCACCGTCAACCATTTACAAAAGTTGTGATTGAAAAAATCAATGCATAA
- a CDS encoding ribosomal-processing cysteine protease Prp: protein MIHVQIKQTSGGNISSFKMKGHADFAEKGQDIVCAGASAVSFGAINAIMELTKIEPMITQSNGGFLECTIPDHLSADEEEKVQLLLQGMVVSLQTIERDYGKYIKITFG, encoded by the coding sequence ATGATACATGTTCAAATTAAGCAAACATCTGGTGGGAATATTTCATCTTTTAAGATGAAGGGACATGCCGATTTTGCTGAAAAAGGCCAAGATATCGTTTGTGCAGGTGCTTCAGCTGTTTCATTCGGTGCGATTAATGCCATTATGGAATTGACTAAGATTGAACCCATGATTACACAATCAAATGGTGGCTTTCTTGAATGTACAATCCCTGATCATTTATCTGCTGATGAAGAGGAAAAGGTACAATTACTGTTACAAGGGATGGTCGTTTCATTACAAACGATTGAACGCGATTATGGTAAATATATCAAAATAACCTTCGGGTAG
- a CDS encoding Spo0B C-terminal domain-containing protein, with amino-acid sequence MENWTVVDVLRHARHDWMNRLQLIKGNIALNKIDSVERILEEMILEAQQESRLSNLKLPHFAEILLTFNWKPHPYHMEYEILNESGGLTVDDQWLSTWIQSFFHILDSAVEPYQENYLSITFERFQGKTRFVFDFNGTIKEQKLSILSQWFAAQKEIVEDVKIKEMDILHFSAEFIL; translated from the coding sequence ATGGAAAATTGGACGGTAGTTGATGTGCTACGCCATGCACGTCATGATTGGATGAATAGGCTTCAATTAATAAAAGGGAATATAGCATTGAATAAAATAGATAGTGTAGAACGAATTTTGGAAGAAATGATATTAGAGGCACAACAAGAATCTAGGCTTTCAAATTTAAAACTTCCTCATTTTGCAGAAATTCTTCTAACATTTAACTGGAAACCCCATCCATATCATATGGAATATGAAATACTTAATGAAAGTGGGGGCCTAACGGTCGATGATCAATGGTTATCTACTTGGATTCAATCATTTTTTCATATTCTTGACAGTGCTGTCGAACCTTATCAGGAAAATTACCTATCCATTACTTTTGAACGTTTTCAAGGTAAAACACGTTTTGTTTTTGATTTTAATGGAACAATAAAGGAACAAAAGCTGTCAATACTTAGTCAATGGTTTGCTGCTCAAAAAGAAATTGTTGAAGATGTAAAGATTAAAGAGATGGATATTTTGCATTTTTCTGCTGAATTTATATTGTAA
- the radC gene encoding RadC family protein, translating to MIRDYPAGERPRERLVKHGARSLSNQELLAILLRTGTKDESVIQMANRVLQAFDGLRLLKEASLEEIMKIKGIGFAKAVQILATIEIGRRIGNLTYNDRYIIRSPEDAANYVMNDMRFLSQEHFVCIYLSTKNQVIHQQTIFIGSLNASIVHPREVFKEAFRRSAASIICIHNHPSGDPGPSREDIEVTKRLVECGKIIGIEILDHLIIGDKKFVSLKEKGYL from the coding sequence ATGATTCGCGATTACCCTGCTGGTGAACGTCCACGTGAAAGGCTTGTTAAACATGGAGCAAGGAGCCTTTCTAATCAAGAATTACTGGCCATTCTACTTAGAACAGGGACAAAGGATGAGTCAGTAATTCAAATGGCCAATCGCGTGTTGCAAGCCTTTGATGGATTAAGATTGTTAAAGGAAGCCTCATTAGAAGAAATAATGAAAATTAAAGGGATTGGGTTTGCGAAAGCCGTTCAAATTTTAGCTACTATTGAAATCGGTCGCAGAATAGGGAATCTTACCTATAATGACCGTTACATTATTCGAAGTCCAGAAGATGCTGCAAATTACGTTATGAATGATATGCGGTTTCTATCACAGGAACATTTCGTTTGTATATATTTAAGTACAAAAAATCAAGTGATCCATCAACAAACCATTTTTATCGGAAGCTTGAATGCCTCAATCGTCCACCCAAGGGAGGTATTTAAGGAAGCCTTCCGAAGATCCGCTGCATCCATTATCTGTATCCATAATCATCCATCGGGAGATCCAGGTCCTTCACGTGAAGATATTGAAGTAACCAAAAGATTAGTAGAGTGTGGTAAAATAATAGGGATTGAAATTTTAGACCATTTAATTATAGGGGACAAAAAATTCGTAAGTCTGAAAGAAAAAGGATATTTATAG
- the minC gene encoding septum site-determining protein MinC — protein sequence MRKRQNVMIKGTKEGLILHLNDQCSYLELKEELEEKLVVHHIENEESPLITVRIQVGNRYISPDQEEELKELVRNKRNLVVEEVQSNVITKESAEKMQKENEIYSVTTIVRSGQVLEVPGDLLLVGDVNPGGTAIAGGNIFIMGALKGVAHAGFNGNKDAVVAASLMMPSQIRISDCINRAPDQYGKEEQHGMECAYIDDTNHIVIDRIQVLKHLRPNITRFKGGY from the coding sequence ATGAGAAAAAGACAGAATGTGATGATTAAGGGTACAAAAGAAGGACTAATTCTACATTTGAACGACCAATGCTCCTACCTTGAATTGAAAGAAGAGTTAGAAGAAAAGCTTGTTGTTCATCATATAGAGAATGAAGAAAGTCCTTTAATCACTGTTAGAATACAAGTAGGAAATAGATATATATCTCCGGATCAAGAGGAAGAGTTAAAAGAATTAGTGCGTAATAAACGAAATTTAGTTGTTGAAGAAGTTCAGAGTAATGTAATAACGAAGGAATCTGCCGAAAAAATGCAAAAAGAGAATGAAATCTATTCGGTAACAACCATTGTTCGCTCTGGACAAGTATTAGAGGTACCAGGTGATTTATTACTGGTAGGAGATGTGAATCCTGGCGGAACCGCAATTGCTGGTGGTAATATCTTTATTATGGGGGCTCTTAAGGGTGTTGCACATGCAGGATTTAATGGTAATAAAGATGCTGTTGTTGCAGCATCATTAATGATGCCATCACAAATAAGAATCTCTGATTGCATTAATCGGGCCCCTGATCAGTATGGTAAAGAAGAACAGCATGGAATGGAATGTGCATACATAGACGACACTAATCATATTGTCATTGATCGTATTCAGGTATTAAAACATCTTAGACCAAATATTACTAGATTTAAAGGGGGATACTAA
- a CDS encoding Rne/Rng family ribonuclease, with product MNEIFIDEKISEKRFATKETDQVSRLFIEQPHDETKVGNIYFGKVVDVKNGMNACFIDIGSEKHGYLHRDQLPFYLHNDDPNKKFHPISKFISKGESILVQVKKDETNIKGPLLTALIEINGDKLIYLPEGEYIAVSKKGNIQDREKWRTIANNHKQDHEGFIIRTEAFDSTEEEWRNELESLRKRYQHLLNEVAKVKSPALIYKTSLFEKELFQELTRLKEGRVISNNQNRLKEIKQYFPEKWEYKLHISDENIFSYYKIESEIDRSLKRLIWLENGSYIVIDETEALISIDVNTGKFSGTKGFEDTVLKTNILAAKEMVRQVLIRDYGGMILVDFIDMKSEKDRHLVLEIVKNEFKQDSKHTRVIGFSPLGILQLTRKKTKKSLSETLLNPCPVCAGRGKVESRETIAFRLERELWEKPFKEHEAVFIELTEDVKIIFCGENDVHLKRLEQLLGIQIYLSIIPSCRPIYYIRQFGTKEELAKKMSN from the coding sequence ATGAATGAAATCTTTATCGATGAGAAAATATCAGAAAAAAGATTTGCAACGAAGGAAACGGATCAAGTTTCAAGACTATTTATTGAACAACCCCATGATGAAACGAAAGTGGGGAATATTTATTTTGGCAAAGTAGTAGATGTAAAAAATGGAATGAATGCCTGTTTTATAGATATCGGCAGTGAAAAACATGGATACCTACATCGTGACCAATTGCCATTTTACTTACACAATGATGATCCAAATAAGAAATTTCACCCGATTTCAAAATTTATCAGTAAAGGTGAAAGTATTCTTGTTCAAGTAAAAAAAGATGAAACAAATATAAAAGGCCCCTTATTAACAGCATTGATTGAAATCAATGGTGATAAATTAATATATTTACCTGAGGGGGAGTATATTGCTGTATCAAAAAAAGGGAATATTCAGGATCGCGAAAAGTGGAGGACAATAGCTAATAATCATAAACAAGATCATGAAGGATTTATTATACGTACGGAAGCTTTCGATTCAACGGAAGAGGAGTGGAGGAATGAATTAGAATCTCTACGTAAACGGTATCAACATTTATTGAACGAGGTAGCGAAAGTAAAGTCTCCTGCACTTATTTATAAAACTTCATTATTTGAAAAAGAGTTATTTCAAGAATTAACTCGTTTGAAGGAAGGCAGAGTGATTTCTAATAATCAAAACAGATTGAAGGAAATAAAGCAGTATTTCCCTGAAAAATGGGAATATAAGCTCCATATTAGTGATGAAAATATTTTCTCATATTATAAGATTGAATCTGAAATAGACAGATCATTAAAGAGACTCATTTGGCTAGAAAATGGTTCATATATCGTAATCGATGAAACGGAAGCACTCATTAGTATCGATGTAAATACTGGTAAATTTTCCGGTACGAAAGGTTTCGAAGATACCGTTTTAAAGACCAATATTTTAGCTGCAAAAGAGATGGTTCGCCAAGTCCTGATAAGAGATTATGGTGGTATGATCCTAGTTGATTTTATAGATATGAAAAGTGAAAAGGATCGTCACTTAGTATTGGAAATTGTAAAAAATGAATTTAAGCAGGATTCAAAACATACTAGGGTAATAGGATTTTCTCCATTAGGAATTCTTCAATTAACAAGAAAGAAAACAAAAAAATCATTATCGGAGACTCTTTTAAATCCTTGCCCAGTTTGTGCTGGCAGAGGAAAAGTTGAAAGTAGGGAAACAATTGCTTTTCGTTTGGAGCGTGAACTATGGGAGAAACCTTTTAAAGAACATGAGGCAGTGTTTATCGAATTAACGGAAGATGTAAAAATCATTTTTTGTGGAGAAAATGATGTTCATCTTAAAAGATTAGAACAGTTATTAGGTATTCAAATCTATTTATCCATTATTCCATCTTGTCGTCCAATATATTATATTCGTCAGTTTGGAACGAAAGAAGAATTGGCAAAAAAGATGAGTAATTAA
- the minD gene encoding septum site-determining protein MinD yields the protein MGEAIVITSGKGGVGKTTTSANLGTALALQGKKVCLVDTDIGLRNLDVVLGLENRIIYDLVDVVEGRCKPHQALVKDKRFEDKLFLLPAAQTSDKTAVNPEQMKNLISELKQEYDYIVIDCPAGIEHGFKNAVAGADKAIVVTTPEKSAVRDADRIIGLLEKEKHIEAPRLVINRIRNHLMTNGDMLDIDEITTHLSIDLIGIVLDDEEVIKSSNQGEPIVMNPNSKASIAYRNIARRILGESVPLQQLEDPKTGVFAKIKKLFGVKA from the coding sequence ATGGGTGAGGCAATAGTTATCACTTCCGGTAAGGGTGGTGTTGGTAAGACCACTACATCTGCTAATTTAGGTACGGCACTAGCTCTCCAAGGAAAGAAGGTTTGTCTTGTTGATACAGATATTGGACTTCGGAACTTGGATGTTGTGTTGGGACTTGAAAACAGAATCATTTATGATTTAGTAGATGTTGTGGAGGGCCGTTGTAAACCCCATCAAGCATTAGTAAAGGATAAAAGATTCGAAGATAAGTTATTTCTTCTCCCTGCTGCACAAACAAGTGATAAAACAGCGGTAAATCCAGAACAAATGAAAAATCTAATCAGTGAATTGAAGCAAGAGTACGATTATATTGTTATCGATTGTCCTGCTGGTATTGAACATGGATTCAAAAATGCCGTAGCTGGAGCAGATAAAGCAATCGTTGTAACAACACCAGAGAAGTCTGCTGTACGTGATGCAGATCGGATAATTGGTTTGCTAGAAAAAGAGAAACATATTGAAGCGCCAAGATTAGTCATTAACAGAATACGAAATCATTTAATGACCAATGGTGATATGCTTGATATTGATGAAATTACTACGCATCTTTCTATAGATTTAATAGGAATTGTACTAGATGATGAAGAAGTAATTAAATCCTCTAATCAAGGGGAACCGATTGTAATGAATCCAAATAGTAAAGCTTCAATTGCTTATCGAAATATTGCGAGAAGAATACTAGGTGAATCAGTTCCGTTGCAGCAATTGGAAGACCCTAAAACAGGTGTATTTGCAAAAATAAAAAAATTATTTGGTGTGAAAGCCTAA
- a CDS encoding rod shape-determining protein translates to MFGSRDLGIDLGTANTLVFIKGKGIVVREPSVVAIHTDTKQIVAVGNDAKNMIGRTPGNIVATRPMKDGVIADYETTATMMKYYIKQATKNKGGGFSRKPYVMVCVPSGITSVEERAVIDATRQAGARDAFPIEEPFAAAIGANLPVWEPTGSMVVDIGGGTTEVAIISLGGIVTSQSIRVAGDEIDESIISYIRKTYNLLIGDRTAEAIKMEIGSAGEPEGIEPMEIRGRDLLTGLPKTIEITAEEISMALHDTVHAIIDAVKGTLEQTPPELAADIMDRGIVLTGGGALLRNLDKVISKETSMPVLIAENPLDCVAIGTGNALEHIDLFKNRVKDSK, encoded by the coding sequence ATGTTTGGTAGTAGAGATCTTGGGATTGATCTAGGAACAGCGAATACACTCGTTTTTATAAAAGGAAAAGGAATCGTTGTACGGGAGCCTTCTGTTGTGGCCATACATACAGATACGAAACAAATCGTTGCCGTTGGTAATGATGCAAAAAATATGATTGGCCGTACTCCAGGTAATATTGTGGCAACTAGACCAATGAAGGATGGAGTTATTGCTGATTATGAAACAACAGCAACCATGATGAAATATTATATAAAGCAAGCAACGAAAAATAAAGGCGGAGGATTTTCTAGAAAACCATATGTGATGGTATGTGTACCATCTGGTATTACGTCTGTTGAAGAAAGAGCTGTTATTGATGCAACAAGACAAGCTGGCGCACGTGATGCATTTCCAATTGAAGAGCCTTTTGCAGCAGCGATCGGTGCCAACCTGCCGGTATGGGAACCTACTGGGAGTATGGTCGTTGATATTGGTGGCGGTACAACTGAAGTAGCTATTATCTCATTAGGTGGAATTGTAACGAGTCAATCTATCCGTGTAGCTGGTGATGAAATTGATGAATCCATTATTAGCTATATTCGAAAAACTTATAATCTTTTAATTGGTGACCGTACCGCTGAAGCGATTAAAATGGAAATAGGCTCAGCTGGAGAACCTGAAGGTATTGAACCGATGGAGATTCGCGGACGTGACTTATTAACAGGATTACCAAAAACCATTGAAATCACCGCTGAAGAGATTTCTATGGCTTTACATGATACTGTTCATGCTATTATTGATGCTGTGAAAGGCACATTGGAACAAACACCTCCTGAGCTTGCTGCGGATATTATGGACCGTGGAATCGTCTTAACCGGCGGAGGAGCCTTGCTACGTAACTTAGATAAAGTAATTAGTAAGGAAACAAGTATGCCAGTCTTAATTGCCGAAAATCCATTGGATTGTGTAGCAATTGGAACAGGTAACGCGCTTGAACATATTGATTTGTTTAAAAATAGAGTAAAAGATAGTAAATAA
- a CDS encoding Maf family protein, whose translation MSNLILASSSPRRKELLAKLQTPFTVVTSHVNEEFEKNYSPEQVVLELATRKAKAVSREYPNSIVIGADTIVVHAQQILGKPKDKDHARSILEGLSGKTHSVLTGVAIIHAESIQTFYEKTDVTFWELSSKEIENYLNSGEPFDKAGAYGIQGLGSLFVKSIHGDFYNVVGLPISRLKKVLEEWNLLSSC comes from the coding sequence ATGTCTAATTTAATATTAGCTTCATCATCTCCTCGCAGAAAAGAACTTCTAGCAAAGTTACAAACCCCATTTACGGTCGTAACCAGTCATGTGAATGAAGAATTTGAAAAAAATTACTCCCCAGAGCAAGTTGTTTTAGAGTTAGCGACAAGAAAGGCTAAAGCTGTATCAAGAGAGTATCCAAATTCCATTGTTATCGGAGCAGACACGATTGTTGTACATGCTCAGCAAATTCTTGGGAAACCAAAGGATAAAGATCATGCAAGAAGCATTCTTGAAGGGCTTTCAGGTAAAACACATTCGGTTCTAACTGGTGTTGCGATTATTCATGCGGAAAGCATTCAAACGTTTTACGAAAAAACAGATGTGACATTTTGGGAGCTGTCATCAAAGGAAATTGAAAATTATTTAAACAGTGGTGAACCATTCGACAAAGCTGGTGCGTACGGTATTCAAGGTTTAGGATCTTTATTCGTCAAATCCATACATGGTGATTTTTACAATGTTGTTGGTTTACCGATCTCACGATTAAAAAAAGTACTTGAGGAATGGAACCTATTATCCTCATGTTGA
- a CDS encoding M23 family metallopeptidase gives MGNRSDEIRKQIEKRRKTKTYPKRRKVGTVNSPSIDWEENEEYSIFEADPPSKIHPLWNKEIFLFKILMSAILVLVIAIIFKTSSPKLDSVKGFVENTMKTEFQFAAVSAWYEKQFGKPLAILPIKEKKNESLDLAQDQYVMDASARVLTNFSTDGRGVLIETKYDEAVEAMSGGRVVFAGKKNDLGNTVIIQHSDMTESWYGNLETIDVSQYEEVKTGKKVGTVSNKENGRSGEFYFAIKQGKKFIDPIQVIKFE, from the coding sequence ATGGGAAATCGATCGGACGAAATTCGGAAACAAATAGAGAAAAGGAGGAAAACGAAAACATATCCAAAAAGAAGAAAAGTAGGTACCGTGAATTCTCCTTCTATTGATTGGGAAGAAAATGAGGAATACTCAATTTTTGAAGCAGATCCACCAAGTAAAATACACCCACTTTGGAATAAGGAAATCTTTCTTTTCAAAATTTTAATGTCTGCCATTCTAGTTTTGGTAATTGCTATCATTTTTAAAACGTCTTCTCCAAAGCTTGATTCTGTTAAAGGTTTTGTCGAAAACACAATGAAAACAGAATTTCAATTTGCTGCTGTATCTGCATGGTATGAAAAACAGTTTGGTAAGCCACTAGCTATCCTACCAATCAAGGAGAAAAAAAACGAGAGCTTAGATCTCGCTCAGGATCAATATGTGATGGATGCTTCGGCGAGAGTGCTTACAAATTTCTCTACTGACGGACGTGGAGTTTTGATTGAAACAAAATACGATGAAGCAGTAGAGGCGATGAGTGGAGGTCGGGTTGTTTTTGCTGGGAAAAAAAATGATCTAGGTAATACCGTTATTATCCAGCATTCAGATATGACAGAATCATGGTATGGAAATTTAGAAACCATTGATGTTAGTCAATATGAGGAGGTAAAGACAGGAAAGAAAGTTGGTACAGTATCAAATAAGGAGAATGGACGGTCTGGAGAATTTTATTTTGCAATTAAGCAGGGAAAAAAATTTATTGATCCTATTCAGGTGATAAAATTTGAATAA